One Skermanella sp. TT6 genomic window, CGGCAACAAGGTGGTCTGCACCAGCGATTTTGGCATCCCGCAGTATCGGCGCCGGAGCATCCTCGCAGCGGCCAAGCGCGAAGTGGTGAAGGCGGACAACTTGGCCGACATAATGGGTCATGAATTGCTGTTGCCCGAGAGCGACCCCGACGCCATGCACCTCTCGGTCGAGCGCGCCATTGGCCACTTCCCGCCACTCGGCGCCGGGCAGGTCCATCCCGATGTCCTGAACCACCGGACACGCGGACTGAGCGAGTTGAACCTGAAGCGCATCGCGTCCGCCGCGCCCGGCCAGTCCAACGCCTATATGGAAAATACTGAGTTCGGCGACCTGTCCCTGGACTGCCACAACAAGGTAAACGGTAAGCTCGGCCAGCGGTGCTTCTCGGACGTCTACACTCGGATGGAACCGCGCCGCCCGTCGCCGACGATCACCACCAAGTGCCACTCCATTTCCAATGGGCGCTTCGGCCATTACGATACCGCCCAGAACCGTGGCATCTCCCTGCGTGAGGCGGCGGCGTTGCAGAGCTTCCCCGACGACTATGTCTTCTACCCGCTCGACCAGATCGAACCGGTGGCGCGGATGATCGGCAACGCTGTACCACCCAAGCTCGCCAGGTTTTACGCCGACTACCTGGCGACCTCGGTTGACCGGGAGCGGCTGGCCGCACGCTGACGGGTACGGGACATCTCCAGCTTTCGCACAAGCAGTTCAGTCGACCGCTTCAACTGGCACCCCCACACCGTCCAGACGCGCCATCCGGCCATGCGCAGCGCTGCAGCGACCTGGGCATCCCGGCGGACGTTGCCGTCGATCTTCGCCTGCCAGAACTCCTCGTTGGTCGCTGGGCGCCGTCCCCGGCGGCATGAATGCCCGTGCCACAGGCATCCGTTCACCCTGACGATAATCCGATAGCGGGGCAGGACGATGTCTGGGCGACCAGGCAGATCGGCGACATGGAGACGATACCGAAATCCCGCCTTGAAAAGGGCTCGACGGACAAAAATTTCTGGCTTCGTGTCGCGCCCGCGGACTCGGGACATGATTTCTGATCTCTTTGCGCTGTCAAATCTGTCCGTCATGGTTGATTCCCGGGCACCTGCACATCGGACCACCAAGTGTTCTGCAACCTGAGTGGCTCTCCGTTGCATACCTTGGTCCATGCGCTGCTCCGCAGTCAACGTGGCGGCCCCGCACATCGGGCACTCGTCACACTCGAGTGCCAGGGCCTAGACCGGTTTGCCAGAAGGTGATTTGGCGTCGATGAAGTTGGACACCGGATTGTCCATATGGAAGAAGCGATGGAAAATCCGAAGAACACCCCCAGCTGCGGTTCTTCCGCACTCATATGAGGAAAAGCCGGTCAAGAGCAGAAATTCCTGACACTCTCGGCATTGCCGCGCAGCACGCCGATTTCGATTTCGACCATATTGAGCCAACTGGCGTGCTTGGGTGTGAAGTGAAACTCGAGGCGGCGCAGGATCCGGCGCGCCTCGCATGCGGGAAATGCCTCGTACAGCGCGCTGGCCGAGTGCGTTGACAAATTATCCAGCACCACCCGGATCTTCTCCGCCTCGGGATGGTGGTCGTCAACCAGATCGCGCATACACTCGGCGAAGTCACGACCGGTGCGTCGGTCGGTGACCTTGATCGCCCGCTAGGGGGCGGTGGGCGTCGAGGAAGACGAACAGGTTGGCGGTACCGTTGCGCCGATACTCGTATTCATTGCGCTCCCGCTGGCCTGGCGCGGCCGGGACTGGCTGGCGCGCCTCGCCGATCAATTGGGTTGGGCTTTCGTCGAAGCAGACCACGGGTCGGACCGGATCGGGCT contains:
- a CDS encoding very short patch repair endonuclease, which encodes MCGAATLTAEQRMDQGMQRRATQVAEHLVVRCAGARESTMTDRFDSAKRSEIMSRVRGRDTKPEIFVRRALFKAGFRYRLHVADLPGRPDIVLPRYRIIVRVNGCLWHGHSCRRGRRPATNEEFWQAKIDGNVRRDAQVAAALRMAGWRVWTVWGCQLKRSTELLVRKLEMSRTRQRAASRSRSTEVAR
- a CDS encoding DNA cytosine methyltransferase; this encodes MSKRAGEQAVLPKFLAVDFFCGAGGTTCGLIGAGGYVIAGVDKDARCAQTYSENNVNTSVDYTASRFLQFDIFPKSEDHPDGQQEELREELGKLIAYYRSKARGIPLFFAICAPCQPFTRLSRKEMSDKRKARREKDISLLAEASKFVEWFKPDIVLSENVSGIRDPKYGGVWDQFRARLDELDYVTGNKVVCTSDFGIPQYRRRSILAAAKREVVKADNLADIMGHELLLPESDPDAMHLSVERAIGHFPPLGAGQVHPDVLNHRTRGLSELNLKRIASAAPGQSNAYMENTEFGDLSLDCHNKVNGKLGQRCFSDVYTRMEPRRPSPTITTKCHSISNGRFGHYDTAQNRGISLREAAALQSFPDDYVFYPLDQIEPVARMIGNAVPPKLARFYADYLATSVDRERLAAR